From a region of the Lactuca sativa cultivar Salinas chromosome 4, Lsat_Salinas_v11, whole genome shotgun sequence genome:
- the LOC111895350 gene encoding vacuolar protein 8, whose product MKLSENEADVVEASNLQLLQSLLDSIPHTVSFKGKWSLIGTKLSDLKSKLSDLSDFPSNPLSVDILRSLSQTLTQALSLSLICHSANPPGGKLKTQNEVDSISAKVDSHIKDCEVLITSGVLHDGVVSTSSASVSKRESIRVESRNLITRLQIGSTESRNSALDSLLGLLQEDDKNVLIAVAQGVVPVLVRLLDSSSTSEIKEKTVTAIARVSTVDSSKHVLIAEGLLLLHHLLRVLESGSGFAKEKACIALNALSTTKENARAIGSRGGISSLLEICLAGTPSSQAIAAGVLRNLANFADTRENFFEEDATPVLLTLASSGTVLAREYSISCLSNLVRDDDNLKLVIVRKGAMDSLRTFWDSAPSVRSLEVAVEFLKNLASDERLVDYIISDDFLPRIIDVLSCGVLGVRIQSAKAIFRLACNTKSRKELGEQGCIPPLIAMLDGKAIEEKQAASKALSTILIYTGNRRIYKKEQRGIVSAVSLLDPSIPNLDKKYPVSILMSLTHSKKCRIQMVNSGALLHLQKLVDMEVEGARKLQETIGRGKLWGVFSRP is encoded by the coding sequence ATGAAGCTGTCGGAAAATGAAGCCGACGTCGTCGAGGCTTCTAACCTCCAGCTTCTTCAATCTCTACTCGACTCAATCCCTCACACGGTGTCCTTCAAAGGAAAATGGTCTCTCATCGGAACGAAGCTTTCCGATCTCAAATCCAAACTTTCCGACCTCTCCGACTTCCCCTCCAACCCCCTCTCCGTCGATATCCTCCGCTCCCTCTCCCAAacactcactcaagccctttcgTTGTCACTCATTTGTCACAGCGCCAATCCTCCTGGCGGGAAGCTGAAGACACAAAACGAAGTTGATTCGATCTCCGCGAAAGTCGATAGCCACATCAAGGATTGCGAGGTGTTGATAACAAGCGGTGTTCTCCACGACGGCGTTGTTTCCACCAGCTCAGCGTCAGTTTCAAAGAGGGAATCGATACGAGTCGAGTCGAGGAATTTGATAACTCGGTTGCAGATCGGGTCGACTGAGTCGAGAAACTCGGCTCTCGACTCACTCCTTGGGTTACTTCAAGAAGATGATAAAAACGTGTTGATCGCTGTTGCTCAGGGAGTGGTTCCCGTGCTCGTACGTCTATTGGATTCCAGCTCCACATCGGAAATCAAGGAAAAAACGGTAACCGCCATTGCTAGGGTTTCAACAGTTGATTCGAGTAAACACGTATTAATCGCCGAAGGACTTTTGTTGCTCCATCATCTTCTACGAGTTCTCGAATCAGGTAGCGGATTCGCCAAAGAAAAAGCTTGTATCGCGCTTAATGCTTTATCCACTACCAAAGAAAATGCAAGGGCAATTGGGTCACGAGGTGGGATTTCATCGTTACTCGAGATTTGCCTGGCTGGAACTCCAAGCTCACAAGCCATCGCCGCCGGAGTACTCCGGAACTTAGCTAATTTCGCTGATACCAGAGAGAATTTCTTCGAAGAAGACGCAACTCCTGTACTTCTAACACTTGCTAGCTCCGGAACTGTTCTAGCTCGAGAATATTCAATTTCGTGTTTGAGTAATCTGGTTAGGGACGATGACAATCTGAAACTAGTAATTGTTCGAAAAGGCGCCATGGATAGTTTACGAACTTTCTGGGATTCCGCCCCTTCTGTTCGGAGCTTAGAGGTGGCAGTCGAATTCTTAAAAAACCTAGCCTCCGACGAACGCTTGGTGGACTACATTATTTCAGACGATTTTCTACCGAGAATCATCGACGTATTAAGCTGTGGTGTATTAGGTGTACGAATTCAATCCGCTAAAGCAATTTTCCGGCTAGCATGTAACACCAAATCCAGAAAAGAATTAGGCGAACAAGGTTGCATTCCGCCATTGATAGCAATGTTGGACGGGAAAGCAATTGAAGAAAAACAAGCAGCTTCAAAGGCATTATCAACAATCTTGATCTACACAGGAAACCGAAGAATTTACAAAAAGGAACAAAGAGGAATCGTTAGTGCAGTTTCACTCTTGGATCCTTCCATTCCGAATCTAGATAAGAAATACCCTGTTTCCATTTTAATGTCGTTAACCCATTCGAAGAAATGCCGCATACAGATGGTGAATTCAGGTGCTTTATTGCATTTACAAAAGCTTGTAGACATGGAAGTCGAAGGTGCACGAAAGTTACAGGAGACTATAGGTCGTGGGAAGCTATGGGGTGTTTTCTCAAGGCCTTAA